The genomic stretch GCTGAGCCTATTGGTGCAGTCCGGGCCCTGACAATAAGGTCCTCCCAAAGCTACTTTGCCTCCAGGCTGAATGGGCCCAGGTCCCTCAGACTCTCCTTGTATGTCCTATGCTCCAGCCCAGCCCTCAACCTACCTCATGGCCTCCCTTAGACTCgctccagcatgtccatgtcCTTCTTGTATCAGGGAGCCCAAACTGGATACAGTGCTCCAGATCTGGTCTCACAAGCACCAAAGAGAGCGGAAAGACcacttccctcagcctgctggctgtgctcttcctgatgcagcccaggatgctctTAGCTTTCATGTCTGAAAAGGCGCATTGCTGGGTCCTGTTGTCCAGCAGGACCCCTGGCTCACtttctgcagagctactttcTAGACATTTGTCCCTCAGCCCCTACTGGGGCATGGGATTATTTTGTCCCACGTGCAAGACTTTGTGTTTCTCTTAGCTGACCTCCATGGTGTtactgtcagcccatttctccagcttgtccaGGCCCCTCTGAACAGCAGTCCTGCCCTCCAGGGGTGttgaatgccccccccccccccgtcatcTGTGGATTGCTGGGAGCGCACAGTCCTTAGCCCAAGGTGTTCATGAAGACACTAAACAGGACCGGCTCCAGTATCAAGCTCTGAGGGATGTCGCTAGTAACTGGCCACCAACTGGACTTTATAGTGgtcctctgagcctggcagtccAGTCAATTTTATACCCACTTTATTGTCTGCCTCCCCAGTCCATGCCTGACCAGTGTGGCCATAAAGATACTATGGGAGGCTGAGGCCGAGTCTTTCCTAGGTCAAGGtatacaacatccactgctccctCTCCTCCATAAAGCCAATCctctcatcacagaaggcaaacAGGTTGGCCAGGCACTATTTACCCTTTGTAAATCCATCCTGGACATTTGCAGCATGGTCTCCAGTCGCTCCTAGGAGGATGTGAATCATAACTTGGTGCACTACTAATGGCTTTGGATTACATTTTCATACTCTTTTAAGACTCTTGCAGCCAGTGATTCTTCTCGGTATTTTGACATACAGTTATTCTCACTCCCTGAAGAACTGCACATCAAGAATAAAGGATATTCCCCTGGCATGCAAGCTGATGCCAGTGGAAAAGGCACAGCTTGCACTGCTTGCTGGCAGACCAAAGCCAACTGTTCCTTTAGCCCTGAAAAATGACAGTTGTTCAGTCCTGCTGACATCTacccctctcctttccttgccTTTCCACCCTCCGGCCCAAAAGGGAGTTCAATTTCAGGTCTAGAAGTAACAGGAGCAGCAAATATGCCAAACACAAAGACTGATGTTTTACTGAGTGTCGCTTTTTTACGTGGCAGGAGTGTAAAGACTTTGAcggcagagggaaaaaagaaagaattttatgAAGCAGAAGTATGTATTTCATCCCattcttttcccattttgtttaGCTACCTAAAATTAACGTTGTCCGTGTTCAAACTTTGCTAACACACATGAAAATATGAGTACATTGGAGTCCTGCTTCGTTTGCTAAGAACACTTTTATTCAAATTCTGTTTGATTATTTGTCTGACTGAAAACATCCATCTCTATTCTATGcatttatatgaaaaattaaaattcagaaaaaatgacTACTCAATAATATAGTGTAAATACCCAGcagttttgaaaaacaaatcattAAGCTAGTCCCCAAagagctatttttttttgttttgatttcttaagAGAATGACAGATTTTGACATAAATGTGTTTTAAGATTTGGAAGGCAGCAACTTATCAATAGCGCAACAAGATAGTCCTCATAACTCAGAGAAACAGAGAGATAGCACAAAATATTATTAACTTTCTGGtaatactactttttttaaatccaaaacatattgtttttaaaggaattacATGACCAGTGTTTTActgaatattgttttaaaaatttgagGCTTTAGTCTGCAAGTTCTTATTCATGTAAATCATTCCTGTAAATTTGCATCAATACGGATTTGCAGGATACATCTTCTTCCCTTGTGTTTTGTCTCCCTCATGGGTGTCATGCAAGGTAAGGAAGTTACTCTGTAAAGAAGATTCCCAAGTCTAGTATCCATGTTGCTTATAATACTGGGCTCGTGCAACCACATCGTTGGCATAGTCATTATGGGTAGTGCCAATATCCATTCTTTCATAGCTGCGGACATTCCCAGAACCAGCATTGTAGGCAGAAATCCCACCTGAAATGAAATAGCAAAAGGAGTCATACtggctaaaaaaaaatcagtgaaaatggCAGCCTCATGTGTCCTGCTTTTACTTGTTTTGAAAGCTTTCACTGACCAGGACTTTTGAAGGTGGGGAACAGGTGCCATTATCAGAGCCTCCCTGACTTAACTGGGCTTCTGCAAACAGCTTATATTTATTCCTGAATCCACCAAAACCTCAGAATGGTACTGGGGTTTTGTTCACATATGTTAGCAGCTTGATGAACTTGCACCATTTACCTGGCCCAGCACGACCCCTTCCTTTGCACCAGGCTTATTCATAATATCATATAAGATCCAACATGCTTGTAACTTTTTATTGATCCTTTAAAATTACTGCTCTTAAAAGAGAGTTAAAACATAATTATATATTGCACGTGCTTTGCCTTATAGCTGCTCCTGTGTATGCTACCACATCTGCTGTGCTGAAAGGTAGACTTCTGAGCTGCCTGCGAATCAAGCTCACGTTGGCACCCCCAGCAATCCAGCGGGGTGACACTGGCTGCAAGGTACAACCTGCTAAGAAACAGGCAGATTTTCCACATTGCACAGCAGAGTTTTGCAATTCCCTGGAAGCACGTTCATTTTGCAAACACCTCGTCTCTGCCTCCTGTGCCATTCAAGTAAACTACAGAACTATTAACTTGAATGTTTGTAGTTTTCTCGTGGTCAGATAAGGAAAGTTCAGCTATAATATAAAGTAGATTTCAGGTGTACAAATATTTGCTGCACAGTGTTGAAAATTCAGACAGAATGCCATACTAAGGAAAGGCAGAAACAACACAGAATAGATAAAGCTTGTCTTTCTGCCTGTGAAATAAAAAAGTGAACAAACATCACTACTGGTGAAAAGATAAGCAAGAGTCTATCAGAAATGTAGTTATtaaggaaaacaggaaataattCAGTATGTTCTTATcctaaagattttcttttctcctggacAAAATCTATAGTCTGTATACTACCTTTCAGCTGTTGTTCCTTCGTCCAGCGTGGgaactttttctgtattttctttatcaTTGAGATAAGTATTTCTGTGCCCTGTGTAAGATGTCTTTCTCCATTCCATTCTCCCACAGGTGTATGTGATCTTTTGTCAACCTAGAAATGTCAAGCAAAATGTCATTTCTCTGCAGTAATGGATGATATATTTAGgaggtttgcttttctttttatgataTTTGTTTATCAGGTTTTACTGGAGTATCAGCAAATACCTGCATTAAACCAAATCCATTTCCATTGTCACCCCAGCCGTTCTTCAGCGCTTTGCCAGCATGAGATTCTCGAGAGATAATGCCAGCAATCACAGCTGGATCGACACACAGTTTTTGACCAACTTTCTTAATGAGAGTTTTATATCTATCCATACTTCGTAGGTCCCTTTCTGCAATCATTCTTGAAGCTGCAACTcctgtaattaaaataaaaagtaaagatGTTTTCTTAATAATTTTCAAGACTCAGAATTGTCTGTCACCTAGGTCAAAATCAGCCCTAGTGTAATTATTCTAATATAGACAGAATTACATCAAAATTTTATTTGCTTCACTTCTAAAGGAAGTAAATGATAGCCTATAGGGATATTATGAAGGATCAGCCAACAGTGAGTGTTCAGCGTTTTGAAAACGTAAAAGCACTTTGGATTACTGTGCTCACTGTGAAATAGAGCCATGAGACAGAAGAGTGATACTCACCGCAGTAGTTTAATTTCTCTGGTTTCGCAGTTTCACATGAAGCCCCAGTGGTGTCAATTCTGTTTACAACACCGTAGCAGCCAGTCTGGCTCTGAGATGTACCTGAGAaagttaaacagaaatatttaagcaGTTTTATGACTGCAAGTAAAGCCCAGAGAAGGCTACAGCCCAGGCACACTCTGCTGTAGCTGTGGGTGGGGAGGATgggctgtggggcacaggcaTGGGAGCCCCAAGGGGCTACCTCTGTCCCTCCTCGTGAGTGCCAGGATGCGAGACCCAGCCTGTGCCCACCCTGGCAGGACTTGCAGGAGGAGCTGAGGACTCTGTTGTTGGATACAATTTAATGACAAATGGTTTGGTGTTGAACCAACCCTCTCCTTCAGCGTACGGGGCTAGACTTTGGAGCAGGAAGGTGAGGAGATGTGTTCATCTCTTCCACTTCCCAGTACGGGGAAGCTGCCTTGACTTAGGGGCTTAGTGAAGCAGGGGGAGATGCCAGACTTACCCAGGAGGGCAGCGAGGCCCAGCAGTACAAGCATCAGATGCATGGGGACGGTTCTTACCGAGCTCGCAAAACAACCTGAAAATCAATCAGCATTGGCAAACATGAAGACATAAATATATCTCAGTACATGCTGGACAAGCACAAAGAAACTGTGCCTGAAATGATGGGCTATTTCTCTTTGCTGGATATGCAAAATGAGATATAAATGACTCCACGTCTGTTTTTATAAGCAGCCATCGCTAATATCCTAATGGCAGATCTCCCTCTTCTGACGCAAAACAGACTGCAACCATTCACAAGACAGTTGTGGCCATTCAGTTTTGGTGATATTTAGAACCTGCTTCCTGTAGGATGTCTTGCTAACTTCCTTCAAATTCAATatttaattcaggaaaattaaaattaataaccTTCAGTGCTCTTTGCTGTGGCACTCTCACTATGAACACCTATTCTATGCCCATATTCTATATACAAACCATGTTTTCTGCATGCAGACAGTTTTGCCTGAATCCTCTGAGACTTTCTTTATACTCAACAGGGAGAAATAGGCACTTTCAGGAAGCACTTTGTCTAAATTATCATGTATATCTACTTTAGGATGAATTGTGCCCTGGGAGCAGCTATTTCTCCTCTCTGGCTGTTAAGGGAGCCTAGGAAAAAATGCTCATAAATACAGGAGAGCCAGGCAAATTTAGGTGAGCTGAATCCAGGACTACGGGACAAATCTTGGCATCCTTATTCAAGCAGAAATCTCATGGAGCAAAGCCTGTTGCCTCTGGGCCACCAAGGAGATGGTATTGCTGAGGACAATGAGAAGAGCTCCTGCCCTTGATGGTGTCTTACCTTCTTGTCTGCAGCGCAGCCTCTGCCACAGGACCGAGGCTTTGAGAAGTTTGATATATATGATGAGGTACCTCCCTTTTTCTGTTAATCTGACACTGTGATGAAATGTACTGGGCTGTGGTTTTGTGAGGCTTAACAGTAAGTTTTCTAATGTAAACAGAGCCTGTGCCATTATAGACATTGGCATGGTGACAGGTATGTTCTCAGGAGTGGCACTTCCCAGATTTcgaaacaaaaaaaccacctaTTTTTCTCTGGGTGTCTCTGTACCCACATATTTCTTATGTTTCACAACCTGTTCCTGAAAGAAACCGTGATGATGGCTAAACTAAAGACAAGGAATCCAGCTTTCCTGCAGGTGTTTCTCCTGGTCTTGTCCCGGCATCCTGGGCTGTGCCTGCTAAATGAAAGAGGGCCATGACTGACCCTTAGCTATAGGCTGTGTGGCATGGACAGGCTTGCAGCTGCACTGCATGGGACTAGCTCTCTCCTACGCTACAGACCATCTCCTCCAGGCCGGAGGAGTGCCCCCCATGACAATGTGCTCTGTTGACATCGCTTTTGAGCTCCActgttctgttgttttgttttgttttccgtAATACTGTTTAATGAGCCCAACTCATCTCCGAAATGATTCAGGCAACCATTTGCCTCCACACCTTTCTCTGCTGTGAGGTGGAGAGGTTCCCGGCATATACCTATTTGCAAGTGCAGTGATCAAAATTAGGCAGGTGGTTCTGATCATTGAACCTGCATTTGCCATAAAGAGTCAGCACTGCTTGAGTGCTGAGGACCTCAGCGTCACATTAATGAGAGGTTATTTGACTATGGTTGCTTCAATCAGAGGGTCATGCCGTTCCTTACTTTTGCAGAGCAAGCTTTTTGCCTGTGCCAAAGagacctctccctccctccatttCCCAGCCACAGCATTTTGGAATGCTTTCCTCCCGTTCCCTGCCATTTCAAGCAGTCTCTGAAACCTTTGCCCAGTGCCTCCCCTTTTCTCCTGTCCCACCTCCCGCCCAGAGCTGGCTTTGGGGGGACACaacatgaggaggaagaaaaaggatgcaGCAGGGTCCAGATATGTGGAGTGAGCCTGAGGTGTGGTGGTCAAAGTTGTCATGCTACAGCCAGTCAGACAGCTGTGGGGCGCCAATCTCACAACAACACCAAAAATATTTCAGGGTAAAGTATTGCCTGCTGTGAATGGGGGATTCTGGTTTTTGTCTCCAGAGGCTGCAGCCGTGCCCCAAACAGTGCGTAGGAGGCCGAAAGCAAAGTGTATGTGGACTTAATGGGCCAGAGACCCATGGCCTACCTTTGTCATGGGTCTGATTCCAGCTGCTGTCAGATCTGTTCACAGACAGAAAGGCCCCGACTTTATTCTGTGGATATGTTTCCTCATAAGCCCCCATCTCCTTCGATGGTGTGTATGTCCTGGATATCACCTCACTTCTGACAACATTTTCATGATATGGAGCCACTGCACAATGTTAGCAGTGATTAAATGATTTTCATGTTGATCCCCCGGATTTACCTTTATTGCTCAAACAATAACTAGGCAGAGACGTGCTTAGTGGTTCTGGCATATTTGCTCCAGAAGGTTATTATTTTAACATATCTCTTGGAAACATCAAGGAAGGAGAAGCTACTAATGAATAGAACAACAGGAGTTTCCACCCTTTTTCATTTGGAGGGAACAGGGTCTGAGTCAGATATTAATTGGCTGCTGTGGTTACAGGATTAGCTGAACTTCTGcatcttctttctgttttctctaagGACTCCCCTTCAGGCCTCATGATTTCACTCCCCTGCAGTTCTCGTACTCCGGCAACGGCACTATGGTACCTGTGTATCAACAGCACTTGCCCAGCCTGTTTGATCTGCTTTGCTACTTGAATTTATTCTCTTTGGTAGTCTGTAGTGAGGAGAATGCAGTAACTCAGAAAAGCCTTcttaaaatattgcttatttAACTCTAAGAACAAAACTCAGCTTTATTGAGGAAAAGGGCTATGGATGCCAAAATGCCAATCATATGCTAGATCTGCTATTTTAGTCCAGGTCCAGAAATCCTGGGGGTGTTGGCTTCACTGTTTTCACTGACTCTCTCTTCCCTGGCCCttgaaaaatgatatttaaaTCATGCCAGTGCTCCTGCTTCCCTGCCCAGAGCCTATGTGGGAAACTCCTCCATGGGGCAAGCTGCAGCATACATGTGAATAGCTCTTTCATCGTCTCTCACTGGGTTTGCTGTGAAGAGTACATTTACATCTTCCATTCTCCCCTCTCGCTGcacattcacagaatcacagaattacagaataacttacgttggaaaggacctctggaggtctttagtctaatctcctgctcaaagcagggccaacttcaaagctagatcaggttgctcatggCCTGGTCCTGTCATgttctgagcatctccaaggatggagattccccaTCCTCTCTGTGCCGCCTGTTACAGTGCTTAACCACTCACTTTTTCTTgtgaaaaattgcttttcttttatcaAATCCAAATTTTCCTTGTTGCAACATGTGACTGTTCCCTCTCATCTTTTTGCTGTGCAGCTCCAAGAAGAGTGTaactccatcttctctataagcTCCATGGTAGTAGCTGAAAAGGTCTCCCTCAAGCTTTCTCTATTCCAAGTGAATGGACCTGGGTCCCTGAGCCTCTCCTCGTATATCCTGCACTCCAGCCCTGACCAGCCTCgtggcctctgctggactcactccagcatgTCAGTGTCCTTCTtgaactggggagcccaaaactggacacaagtGCCAAATAGGCAtaggatcacttccctcaacctgatGGCAACACTGACTAATGCAGCCAAGGATACTGtaggccttctttgctgcaagggtgccTTGCGGGCTTGTGGTTGATTTGGTGTCcagcaggacccccaggtccttcactgcagggctgctttccagccagttggcCCCTAACCTGCACTGGTGCgggggttattcctctccaggtgctgGACTTGGCACTGCCTGTTGTTAAATCTCGTGAGATTCCTGTCCAGCCCATCCAGGTCCCTCTGActggcagccctgctctccagtGTAGCAAGCACTCCCTCCAGTTTGGTATCACCTGTGAGCTTTCTGGGAGTGCTCTCTGTCCCTAGCCCAAGGTGTTCTTAAGACACTAAACAGTTCTGACTCCAGTTTCAACCACTGAGGATGCCACTAGTGATTGGCCACCAGTGAGGCTTTGAACTGTTGGCCATTACCCTTTGGCTGCAGCAGTCCAGCCAGTTCTTCAGCCTCCTTATAGTGCAATCTGTCAATGTTGTTATTGAAATAACTCAGCTGATAAATGCACAACACCAGCCTACAGTATACATAGCAAGTGTCACAACAATCCAGTCAATAAACTATTTTCACGGACTATCAATAGGCAGCTCTTAATCTAGCACTGCAGTAATATGGGAAACACAATCCTGGTTTACCCCGAAGCTGGACTACGTCTGGCACTTCTTTACTGGCTCAGCTCCAGCGTCTAACTGCTTTTCTCTCCTGGGTCTGGCAGAAGCCAGAAACAGAAGCCTCCAGTGATGAAATACTTCAGGGCAAATATCTCTGGGGTGATCTGTTCTCCTGTATGCCTCTTGCTGCCCCATACAGATGTGTCCTGTTAGAGATTGTCTCCAATTCTAAGAAAAAGGTATAAAAAAATTACTGCCAGGGTTTTTGTCATTATGACAGCTCTCTATATTCCTAATTTCTGTAACTGTACACATACCCAAACCATTCCTGAATTTTGTGAATTCCTTGATCTGAAACCTTTCCATTTCAATGAATTTTACAGTCTAATTACACATCGATGCAAGAATATAtccattttttttgctttgacacTTGCCTTTCTATTTTGATGAATGTTTTTTTGGTATGTGACaaggaacacagaaaaatatgaacCACCCTTTCGTAATGCTCAGTGCTTTATCCAGTTCTCTAAGTTGAGCAGTGTTCATCTTCTCAAGCTCTTTTCGTAACACATTGCCCTAAGTGCTTGAGCAAACCCAACGACATTCACTGAACTTCCTCTGGATGTGTAACATCCTTCAAGATCTCTCATGACCAGTTCTGCACATGCCCTACTCCAGAAGATAGTGTTGCATtaaaatactagattttttttctatattattCTTCTACTCTTCTGTGTCCTAATTTATTGCTGGAGTTTTTGAACAGAACAGTCCCTTGATTTGAGATGGCTGTTGACACTCTCTAAAGGATCCAAATCCCATTGCTGATTTGATGCAGTGTATTTCTGGGATCATTAACAAGGATATATGTACTATCAGACCATCTGACACAGAGAATTTGATCCAGATCAGGCACAAGCATATGACTGTTCATACACTGTTAGAGCTGTGTTTATGCTGGTTGTGGGAGGACAGGAGATACTAGCAACAGCCAGTTTTCCTAATCTGTAAATTTACTAAAATGTTAATGGAATTCTAAGAGATTTaggagaaattattttcctttgcaaaaaTCGATGCTGGCTACCTCTGATCATATAACGATTTTCCAGTTGTTTGTTAATCTTTTGCATCCTATCAGTCAGATTCTGGTGGACTTATACATGCATAATATATCATGCCTTCtataattaaaaatgttaatctGGTATTAATATGAGATTACATTTAGTAGCATTGTAATGAAAAGACTAAATATCACATGCCATTACAGAAGGCATATAAGAAGGTTAGCTTTAATTTTACTAATTAACAGCTttcactaccaaaaaaaaaaaaaaagaagaagaaaaggccaCATGCCCTTAGGAGGACTTTAGGCACAAGAAGTGATTAGGTGCTAAACTTTATCAAAAATCCTTAGCTCTGAGCCACATTGCAGATACCATATTGTGTGACCTCTTCACAGTCAGTGCAGAAATACTCCCTTTTAAGCTGCATCAGTCTTTTAGTCCTAAAGGCTGTAGTAGCTCTTGCTGTCATTTGGACCATGTGTGAGGCACAGAATCAGGATTTGTCCTTCTATATAAAAATAGAAGTTTCTCTGAATTTGTTGCCTCATAAGAACAACTTTGAGCAGAAGCTGTTCAAGCAAATAATGATGCTACTGGGGTCTTCTGGCACCAGTGCTGGGCTGGCAGGAGGTAAGATGTAGGACCAGAGATAAACTGAGGTGTGGCTGAATAGGCAGTGAATTACTAAAGCAAAACGTGATTTAAAGGGTAGAATTGGGACCCACAGCAGAAGTATTTTCTCCTCACTTGCCTTTTAATAAGAAATTTTTCCAATTCCTTGATACGAAGTATTTTTGGAAGACAGAGGGCTGCAGACAGGGCAGTTCAGAGGAGTGAAGGCACAGGGAGCCTTGGGTCAGCTTGTTCCTTGCCGAGTGGGTTTTTCATGCTCTTGAGCATTTCTCATCTTCCACTAATTAGCTTAATAATGGCCAGGGAAGAAACGAGTGATCCTAGTTATGCCTTCAAAGGAAAAAGTAGACTGATATAAGTTTCCCAACCCAATTAAGCTAATTTAAGCTGTGTGCGAGGAAGATGAGGGTTACTCATTTTACAGTACAGAGTGCAAGATATCTGCCAGCCTTCCTAGGCTGGGAGCTGCTAGGTGCTGGGAGCTCCTGTACTGGGGGCAGCTCCTGTGTTCTGGGGCTGCGCCAAGGCCCCAAAGACAAGCAGGGAGCCCGTAGCTGACATGAGGGAGTGCTGTAAGGAGGGATCCCACCTCTCAGATGAGACCAGCTCCAGCTGGTATCAGTGTCCTCTTGTGCTGACCATACTCCTGcagcagaggggagaggcagAAGCAGGTGAAGATAGCAGGAGATTCAATTATTAGACACGTAGATAGTTGGTTTTTTCACATCCAGTGGGGCTGTACGGTACCTGGCCTGCTGGGCAGACTCACAAGGTGCCTAGGTAGGTCAGTAAAGGATGCAGAGGAAGTCGGTGTGTTGGTACCAGTAACA from Dromaius novaehollandiae isolate bDroNov1 chromosome 1, bDroNov1.hap1, whole genome shotgun sequence encodes the following:
- the LOC112984935 gene encoding lysozyme G, producing the protein MHLMLVLLGLAALLGTSQSQTGCYGVVNRIDTTGASCETAKPEKLNYCGVAASRMIAERDLRSMDRYKTLIKKVGQKLCVDPAVIAGIISRESHAGKALKNGWGDNGNGFGLMQVDKRSHTPVGEWNGERHLTQGTEILISMIKKIQKKFPRWTKEQQLKGGISAYNAGSGNVRSYERMDIGTTHNDYANDVVARAQYYKQHGY